A part of Paenibacillus sp. sptzw28 genomic DNA contains:
- a CDS encoding biotin-dependent carboxyltransferase family protein, with product MSSIVRKPGFYSTVQDLGRPGWRKDGISEGGAMDRYALRCANLLVGNNEGEAGLELTLAGAELQATSDLLIAVCGAYMTPLIDGEEMPMWRPVRVAAGASVSFGAAAIGCRAYIAVAGGIAVAPALGSRGTDTRAGIGGVAGRPLRAGDALPCGAEAPWAAAWRGELGARAAQQPQARHSWAAPGWFAPPLAYGGGAEDGIELRAMPGAEYGQFGEAARAALFRERYRVAPASDRMGVRLEGPPLEIEAGSGELLSHGVVPGTVQVPAGGLPIILGADCQTTGGYPKIAHVISVDLPLLAQAKPGDTIRFREVSLQEAQRIGISFEREMQRLAAAVRLRKP from the coding sequence ATGAGCTCGATTGTAAGGAAGCCCGGCTTCTATTCGACGGTTCAGGACCTTGGCCGTCCCGGCTGGCGGAAGGACGGGATATCCGAAGGCGGAGCGATGGACCGTTATGCGCTGCGCTGCGCAAATTTGCTGGTCGGCAACAATGAAGGGGAGGCCGGCCTTGAATTGACACTGGCCGGTGCGGAGCTTCAAGCGACGTCCGATCTTCTCATTGCCGTCTGCGGAGCGTATATGACGCCGCTCATCGACGGAGAAGAGATGCCGATGTGGAGGCCGGTCCGGGTTGCCGCAGGTGCCAGCGTTTCCTTCGGAGCCGCGGCGATCGGCTGCCGCGCCTATATCGCGGTAGCCGGCGGCATTGCGGTGGCTCCGGCGCTCGGAAGCCGCGGGACGGACACGCGCGCCGGCATTGGCGGCGTCGCAGGACGCCCGCTCCGGGCAGGCGATGCGCTGCCCTGCGGCGCAGAGGCGCCATGGGCGGCCGCTTGGCGCGGGGAGCTTGGCGCGCGCGCCGCACAGCAGCCCCAGGCCCGCCATAGCTGGGCGGCCCCGGGCTGGTTCGCGCCGCCGCTTGCCTATGGCGGCGGCGCCGAGGACGGCATTGAGCTGCGCGCAATGCCGGGAGCCGAGTACGGGCAATTCGGCGAAGCTGCCCGTGCTGCGCTGTTCCGGGAGCGGTACCGTGTTGCTCCCGCATCCGACCGGATGGGGGTCCGGCTCGAAGGCCCCCCGCTCGAAATTGAGGCCGGAAGCGGTGAGCTGCTCTCGCACGGCGTAGTTCCCGGTACGGTGCAGGTGCCTGCGGGAGGGCTGCCGATTATTCTCGGGGCGGACTGCCAAACTACAGGCGGCTATCCGAAAATCGCTCATGTGATCTCGGTTGACCTGCCGCTGCTCGCGCAAGCGAAGCCGGGAGATACCATTCGCTTTCGGGAGGTGTCTCTACAGGAAGCGCAGCGCATAGGCATCAGCTTCGAGCGCGAAATGCAGCGGCTCGCAGCGGCTGTAAGGCTGCGCAAGCCGTAA
- a CDS encoding bifunctional diguanylate cyclase/phosphodiesterase, with translation MERKAYSAVQADIFTAFLLKGDIMSINRAEKITIGTTFCALFSFILIRFFHAGLYHTIPARASLFVHSGMEFISFAVSFAMLVLGWLFFVKSLSRHRLYTAALFGVVGLFDMLHALTMEGMPFFHFIGDTTLSLLYSASAQLIASVGLFIIFRTDDRAVPAGRRLPVVSVALGFGTLLAALYYSLAEWPAIPFLTGQTLLRFESVVEAIILSAYSATIGAILYRNRNERPQAMLTIVQSLIFFLFANIQFILGSSVNDLDMLIGHVYKLAGCCFLLKGIYLVTVEEPFKAQKRSESRINYMAFHDELTGLSNRRLLTERLNGEMQRARETDSRFAVLLLDIDRFKTINDALGHSFGDQMLQAVSKRLSHAAAEPEHVFRMGGDEFVILLPDLPDKAAAARQAQSLMGLFDAPFMLGEAEYHITISVGISFYPEDGDSVDILIKNADTAMYSAKVNRNEFSSYLPDMNMKAHDRLRLESDLRRALDHGQFTLAYQPLVNLSTNKVVGVEALVRWHHPQRGLLPPGEFIPLTEENGLILPLGEWILRAACTQNKQWQDAGLPPMMMSVNLSMRQFRQHQLAERIKSILEQTGMNPGYLELEITESMTSDVEFAAETLTSLKALGVQISIDDFGTGYSSLVYLKRFPIDKLKIDRSFVSDLAADGSDAAIVTTITSMAKHLKLRVTAEGVENDEQIRFLRERQCEEAQGYYYSKPIPANLFENWYRLRSQSA, from the coding sequence ATGGAACGCAAAGCATACAGCGCAGTGCAAGCGGACATCTTCACGGCTTTCCTTCTGAAAGGGGACATCATGTCAATTAACCGGGCGGAAAAAATTACGATAGGGACGACGTTTTGTGCCTTATTCAGCTTTATTCTTATACGGTTTTTTCATGCCGGACTGTATCACACGATACCTGCTCGGGCTTCATTGTTTGTGCACTCGGGAATGGAATTCATCAGTTTCGCCGTCAGCTTTGCTATGCTGGTGCTTGGATGGCTGTTTTTCGTCAAATCGCTTTCGCGGCATCGGCTGTATACGGCCGCTTTATTCGGCGTCGTCGGTTTATTTGATATGCTCCATGCGCTGACAATGGAAGGAATGCCTTTCTTTCATTTCATTGGGGATACCACTCTCTCCCTTCTTTATTCGGCTTCGGCCCAATTGATCGCTTCGGTCGGTTTATTCATTATATTCCGCACGGATGACCGGGCCGTCCCCGCGGGCAGGCGGCTTCCTGTCGTAAGCGTGGCTTTAGGCTTCGGGACACTGCTCGCCGCTCTATATTACTCGCTGGCGGAATGGCCTGCCATACCGTTTTTAACCGGTCAAACGCTGCTGCGGTTTGAGTCGGTGGTTGAAGCGATTATCCTGTCCGCATACAGTGCCACGATCGGAGCGATTCTGTACCGCAACCGAAATGAACGTCCGCAAGCGATGCTTACGATCGTGCAGTCGCTCATATTTTTTCTTTTTGCAAACATCCAGTTCATTCTCGGCTCGAGCGTAAATGACCTCGATATGCTCATCGGCCATGTATACAAGCTTGCGGGCTGCTGCTTCCTGCTTAAAGGCATCTATCTCGTCACTGTCGAGGAACCCTTCAAGGCTCAGAAACGTTCCGAATCACGCATTAACTATATGGCCTTTCACGATGAGCTGACAGGGCTGTCGAATCGACGGCTGCTCACCGAGCGGCTCAATGGGGAAATGCAGCGCGCCCGGGAAACCGATAGCCGGTTCGCGGTGCTTCTGCTTGATATCGACCGCTTCAAAACGATTAACGATGCGCTTGGACATTCTTTCGGAGATCAAATGCTGCAGGCCGTATCGAAGCGTCTGAGTCATGCAGCGGCTGAGCCGGAGCATGTTTTTCGGATGGGGGGAGACGAATTCGTTATCCTGCTGCCGGATTTACCTGACAAAGCGGCGGCTGCCAGACAAGCGCAATCGTTGATGGGACTGTTTGATGCGCCCTTCATGCTCGGTGAAGCAGAGTACCATATTACGATCAGTGTCGGAATTTCCTTTTATCCCGAGGATGGGGATAGCGTGGATATTCTGATTAAAAACGCGGATACCGCAATGTACAGCGCAAAAGTGAATCGCAACGAATTTTCCAGCTATTTGCCGGATATGAATATGAAGGCACACGATCGTCTCCGACTGGAAAGCGATTTGCGCAGGGCGCTTGATCACGGGCAGTTTACACTGGCGTATCAGCCGCTTGTCAATTTGAGCACGAACAAGGTTGTAGGCGTCGAAGCGCTTGTGCGCTGGCACCATCCGCAGCGGGGGCTGCTGCCGCCGGGCGAGTTCATCCCGCTAACCGAGGAGAACGGGCTTATTCTGCCGCTCGGAGAATGGATTCTGCGGGCAGCCTGCACGCAAAACAAACAATGGCAGGATGCAGGGCTTCCGCCGATGATGATGTCCGTGAACCTCTCGATGCGCCAATTCAGGCAGCACCAGCTGGCTGAGCGGATTAAGTCGATCCTGGAGCAAACGGGGATGAATCCCGGATATTTGGAGCTTGAAATTACCGAAAGCATGACAAGCGATGTGGAGTTCGCGGCAGAAACGCTTACCAGCCTGAAGGCGCTGGGCGTGCAAATCAGTATCGACGATTTCGGCACCGGCTACAGCTCGCTTGTTTATTTGAAGCGGTTCCCGATCGACAAGCTGAAGATTGACCGGTCGTTCGTTAGCGATCTGGCCGCAGACGGCAGCGATGCAGCGATCGTTACCACAATAACCTCGATGGCCAAGCATTTGAAGCTGAGGGTAACGGCCGAAGGCGTCGAGAATGACGAGCAAATCCGTTTTCTGCGCGAGCGCCAGTGCGAGGAAGCGCAAGGGTACTATTATTCAAAGCCGATTCCGGCTAATCTGTTCGAGAACTGGTACAGGCTTCGCAGCCAGAGTGCATGA
- a CDS encoding ribose-phosphate pyrophosphokinase, whose amino-acid sequence MMNSGEIKIFAGSSGTAFARKMCKFMDVEVGHSEAFTFSDGNTFVRIGETVRAKDVYLVQSIGLRPNDEFVEILFWVDAFKRASASSVTVIMPYFSYAKGDKKDEPRVSIRARVCAESIELAGADRVVTMDLHSHQIQGFFKKPVDHLFALPVLCESIKQMNLSDLVVVSPDAGFAKQARKYADYLGASLALGDKTRKDHNERAEVMEIIGDVQGKTALIVDDFSISGGTLIELSKWLKQKGATKIIACLSHLVLTEAAVKKLDDSPIELIIGTDSVANPYLVQSPKIKLVSVASLFGEAISRIHKSESVSPLFEKVPDDVISFD is encoded by the coding sequence ATGATGAACAGTGGTGAGATCAAAATATTTGCCGGCAGCTCCGGAACGGCCTTCGCCCGTAAAATGTGCAAATTTATGGATGTCGAGGTCGGCCATTCTGAAGCGTTTACCTTCTCTGATGGAAATACATTTGTAAGAATCGGCGAGACCGTTCGCGCCAAAGACGTTTATCTTGTGCAATCAATAGGCCTGAGGCCCAATGACGAATTTGTGGAGATCCTTTTCTGGGTCGATGCCTTCAAGAGAGCGAGCGCCAGTTCCGTGACTGTAATTATGCCTTATTTCAGCTATGCCAAAGGCGACAAGAAGGACGAACCGCGCGTTTCCATCCGGGCAAGGGTATGTGCGGAATCAATTGAGCTGGCAGGGGCCGACCGGGTAGTGACGATGGATTTGCACAGCCACCAAATTCAGGGCTTTTTCAAAAAGCCGGTCGACCATCTGTTTGCTCTCCCCGTACTTTGCGAGTCGATCAAGCAAATGAACCTGTCCGATCTGGTTGTCGTTTCGCCGGATGCCGGGTTTGCCAAGCAGGCCCGAAAGTATGCGGATTATCTGGGCGCTTCGCTCGCCCTCGGAGATAAGACGAGAAAAGACCACAACGAACGGGCCGAAGTAATGGAGATCATCGGCGATGTACAAGGAAAAACCGCTTTAATCGTCGACGATTTCTCAATATCCGGCGGGACCTTGATCGAATTGTCAAAATGGCTCAAACAAAAAGGGGCAACGAAAATTATTGCCTGCTTGTCTCATTTGGTGTTAACCGAGGCCGCGGTGAAAAAGCTCGATGACAGTCCGATCGAGCTCATCATCGGGACGGACTCCGTCGCGAATCCTTATCTGGTTCAATCCCCTAAAATAAAGCTCGTATCCGTCGCTTCCTTATTCGGAGAGGCTATAAGCAGAATTCATAAAAGCGAATCGGTCAGTCCTCTGTTTGAAAAGGTTCCGGACGACGTCATCTCGTTTGACTAA
- a CDS encoding TetR/AcrR family transcriptional regulator: MNRELKKALTRQRIKEAALSLLAEQGYETTTIEQIAKLAGVAKGTFFNYFASKDELICDLQTVFVMNEAAKLKDKPGPLIPRMRMVLFQLVQQLPHNKSVTRALFQAILGSGPALEEHNQLVAQVMESIVPLIAQGQENGELRKDMPAEMISQLAVQTYFGALIVWSMSDEEEGINEQIALTFDLFFKGITA, translated from the coding sequence ATGAATCGCGAGCTCAAGAAGGCACTGACACGGCAGCGGATCAAAGAGGCTGCGCTTTCGCTGCTGGCCGAGCAGGGATATGAAACGACGACAATTGAACAGATAGCGAAGCTCGCCGGAGTCGCGAAGGGCACTTTCTTCAACTATTTCGCTTCGAAAGATGAGCTTATTTGCGATTTGCAAACCGTATTTGTCATGAATGAGGCGGCAAAGCTCAAAGACAAGCCAGGGCCTTTAATACCGCGTATGCGGATGGTTCTATTCCAGCTTGTGCAGCAGCTTCCGCACAATAAATCCGTTACAAGGGCGCTCTTTCAAGCGATTTTGGGAAGCGGACCGGCTCTTGAAGAACATAACCAGCTTGTCGCTCAGGTGATGGAGTCGATTGTTCCGCTTATCGCTCAGGGACAGGAGAACGGAGAGCTGCGCAAAGACATGCCGGCTGAGATGATCTCCCAGCTTGCCGTTCAGACCTATTTCGGGGCATTGATCGTGTGGTCGATGAGTGATGAGGAAGAGGGGATCAATGAACAGATTGCGCTTACGTTTGATCTGTTCTTCAAAGGGATTACAGCTTAA
- a CDS encoding LamB/YcsF family protein — MTNPRIRTVDLNCDFGEGYGAYTFGQDEALLRHVTSVNIACGFHAGDPHTIREAVEMAVAAGTEIGAHPGLPDRVGFGRREMAVSPQEVYDLTLYQIGALDAFVRAAGGKLRHVKPHGALYHMTGKRVDLAEALVRAVRDYDKQLLIYGQSGSVLTAEATRQYMTPVSEVFADRTYMQDGSVTSRSRPDSVVSTPEDALRQALTMVTMGAAPTIKGGKTPVQADTICLHGDGPHAAEFAKALRQGLEMSGVILKPHSHH, encoded by the coding sequence ATGACGAACCCTCGCATCCGAACAGTCGATTTGAATTGCGATTTCGGAGAAGGCTATGGTGCATATACGTTCGGGCAAGATGAAGCGCTGCTGCGGCATGTCACATCGGTTAACATCGCCTGCGGCTTTCATGCCGGAGATCCGCATACGATCCGTGAAGCGGTCGAAATGGCCGTTGCAGCCGGAACGGAGATCGGAGCCCATCCGGGTCTTCCGGACCGTGTTGGCTTCGGCCGGCGGGAGATGGCCGTTAGTCCCCAGGAGGTTTATGATTTGACGCTCTACCAGATCGGCGCCCTGGATGCGTTTGTCCGGGCGGCGGGCGGCAAGCTGCGTCATGTGAAACCGCACGGCGCACTCTATCATATGACCGGAAAACGTGTCGACCTTGCTGAAGCGCTCGTCCGCGCCGTCCGTGATTATGACAAGCAGCTTCTTATTTACGGCCAGTCGGGAAGCGTACTCACCGCCGAAGCCACGAGACAGTACATGACTCCGGTATCGGAGGTGTTCGCCGACCGCACCTATATGCAAGACGGGTCCGTGACGTCCAGATCACGCCCGGATTCAGTGGTTTCCACGCCGGAGGACGCGCTGCGGCAAGCGCTCACGATGGTCACGATGGGCGCGGCTCCCACGATCAAGGGCGGGAAGACACCCGTCCAAGCGGATACGATTTGCCTGCACGGTGACGGTCCGCATGCGGCCGAATTTGCTAAAGCATTGCGGCAGGGACTGGAGATGTCCGGGGTTATTTTGAAGCCTCATTCACATCATTAA
- the pxpB gene encoding 5-oxoprolinase subunit PxpB: MLAAVEPAVEPLGDRALVVRVPGRDLLNDWRVMAGIAECVQAARREWIVDVVAAYETVTIVYDPMRLAGLFPEERLPYERAAAEVLQILAVESAQPAAEARLIDIPVCYGGIYGPDLRESAARSELSEEHFIERHASGSYIVTMIGFMPGFPYLTGLPPQLAQPRKAAPRSRVPAGSVGIAGSQTGVYPLESPGGWQLIGRTPLKLFDYRRESPSLLQAGDRVRFVPIDGKRMADLEGSR, translated from the coding sequence GTGCTTGCAGCCGTAGAACCGGCGGTGGAACCGCTCGGGGACCGTGCGCTGGTCGTTCGAGTGCCGGGCAGGGATCTGCTGAACGACTGGCGGGTTATGGCCGGCATTGCCGAATGCGTCCAGGCCGCCCGGCGCGAGTGGATCGTTGACGTTGTGGCGGCATATGAGACGGTTACGATTGTCTACGATCCGATGCGTCTTGCCGGCCTGTTCCCGGAAGAACGACTTCCCTATGAACGCGCTGCAGCCGAGGTATTGCAGATACTTGCAGTCGAATCGGCTCAGCCGGCGGCAGAGGCCCGCTTGATCGACATTCCGGTGTGCTACGGAGGAATATATGGTCCCGACCTGCGTGAATCGGCTGCGCGGTCGGAATTGAGCGAGGAGCATTTCATAGAACGCCATGCCTCGGGCAGTTACATTGTTACCATGATCGGGTTTATGCCGGGGTTTCCATATTTGACCGGTCTTCCCCCGCAATTGGCGCAGCCGCGCAAAGCAGCGCCGCGCAGCCGTGTTCCGGCTGGTTCGGTCGGAATCGCCGGCAGCCAGACCGGTGTATACCCATTAGAATCGCCTGGCGGCTGGCAATTGATTGGAAGGACGCCGTTAAAACTGTTCGACTACCGGCGTGAATCCCCCTCGCTGCTGCAGGCCGGCGACCGGGTCCGCTTTGTCCCGATCGACGGGAAGCGGATGGCAGATCTGGAGGGAAGCCGATGA
- a CDS encoding VWA domain-containing protein yields the protein MAEKTRGLTRAKTGRETTPLWLSGLLVVMILILGACSSENGSTQDEGNTASEYSSGNRTEGTGSSGSTDSRSEEPAADSTGDRGEGKGEREPVPSAADGRQTPDPQAGMLTAGEWDDLARWSDWEQLLNGREGSDNREYWDFLRFDRLEIEVVGGGQPVSDAQVAVMDGDGQSIWEARTDVKGKGYAFAGLFDQQESRNGYLVEVKADGQVKRFENVPIPRDKKLQIELDKGVPISNTLDLMLVVDTTGSMGDELKYLKTELKDVVERVGKENGQQLGIRVSTNFYRDKDDDYVVRPFPFTKDIDKAIKQISDQRASGGGDFPEAVDEALDNAIHEHEWSDDARARLLFLVLDAPPHHDRSIVKRIRELTQEAAGQGIRIIPVASSGVDINTEYLMRFMAVATGGTYLFLTDHSGIGNDHLEPAVGEYEVKALNDMLVEIINRYCEGGGGFGRE from the coding sequence ATGGCAGAGAAAACAAGAGGCTTGACGCGGGCGAAAACAGGAAGAGAAACGACGCCCTTATGGCTGAGCGGCCTTCTGGTCGTCATGATTCTGATTCTGGGCGCCTGCTCCTCGGAGAACGGCAGCACGCAGGATGAGGGAAATACGGCCAGTGAATATTCATCGGGCAACCGGACGGAAGGAACCGGCAGCAGCGGGTCAACCGACAGCCGCTCGGAAGAGCCGGCGGCAGACAGCACGGGAGACCGCGGAGAGGGGAAGGGTGAACGGGAACCCGTGCCATCCGCCGCAGACGGCCGTCAGACCCCTGACCCGCAAGCGGGGATGCTTACGGCGGGCGAATGGGACGATTTGGCGCGTTGGAGCGATTGGGAGCAGCTGCTAAACGGCCGTGAAGGCTCGGATAACCGTGAATACTGGGATTTTCTTCGGTTTGACCGGCTGGAAATCGAGGTGGTCGGCGGCGGCCAGCCGGTATCCGATGCGCAGGTTGCGGTCATGGATGGGGACGGCCAGTCGATCTGGGAAGCGCGGACCGACGTGAAGGGAAAGGGCTACGCTTTTGCCGGATTATTCGACCAGCAGGAGAGCCGGAACGGATATTTGGTTGAAGTGAAAGCCGACGGCCAGGTGAAACGGTTCGAGAATGTGCCTATACCGCGCGACAAGAAGCTTCAAATCGAACTGGATAAAGGGGTGCCGATTTCAAATACGCTCGATCTCATGCTCGTCGTGGACACTACGGGCTCGATGGGCGACGAATTGAAATATTTGAAGACAGAGCTCAAGGACGTTGTCGAGCGGGTGGGTAAAGAAAACGGCCAACAGCTTGGCATACGGGTCAGTACGAACTTTTACCGGGATAAAGACGATGATTATGTCGTAAGGCCTTTTCCATTTACAAAGGATATCGATAAAGCAATCAAGCAAATTTCCGATCAGCGGGCGAGCGGCGGAGGGGACTTCCCTGAGGCCGTCGATGAGGCTCTTGATAACGCAATACACGAACACGAATGGAGTGACGATGCGCGGGCAAGGCTTCTCTTTCTAGTGCTCGACGCGCCGCCGCATCACGATCGCAGTATCGTAAAGCGAATCCGCGAGCTTACTCAGGAAGCAGCCGGTCAAGGAATCCGGATTATTCCTGTCGCATCAAGCGGCGTTGACATTAATACCGAATATTTAATGCGTTTTATGGCCGTGGCTACCGGTGGAACTTATTTGTTTCTTACTGACCACAGCGGCATCGGAAATGATCATTTGGAACCGGCGGTCGGAGAATATGAAGTGAAAGCGCTGAACGATATGCTCGTCGAAATCATTAACCGTTATTGCGAGGGCGGAGGCGGTTTCGGCCGGGAATAG
- a CDS encoding gamma-glutamylcyclotransferase — translation MATGFATVFIYGSLLPGHSNNHVVSDYILASRPGRIAGRLVDFGPYPALVRDAEAARSGSCVRGLWIDVEKDGLHVMDTLEEFRGIEECNDYDRVQAVDIDRPEQRGWVYVWGCPRGCPPVEGDYWPAYYKRKIARG, via the coding sequence ATGGCCACCGGGTTCGCCACCGTCTTTATTTATGGATCACTATTGCCTGGCCACAGCAACAATCATGTCGTTTCGGATTACATTCTGGCATCAAGGCCAGGGCGTATTGCAGGCCGACTGGTTGATTTCGGGCCTTATCCGGCGCTCGTTCGCGATGCCGAGGCGGCGCGAAGCGGAAGCTGCGTTCGCGGGCTATGGATCGATGTAGAGAAGGACGGGCTGCATGTAATGGATACGCTGGAGGAATTCCGGGGCATCGAAGAGTGCAACGACTATGACCGCGTTCAGGCTGTAGACATTGACCGGCCTGAGCAGCGCGGATGGGTATACGTATGGGGTTGTCCGCGCGGCTGTCCGCCGGTCGAGGGCGATTACTGGCCGGCCTACTATAAGCGTAAAATCGCGCGCGGATGA